A stretch of Aerococcaceae bacterium zg-252 DNA encodes these proteins:
- a CDS encoding oligopeptide ABC transporter substrate-binding protein, with the protein MKKSLIKFFALSASVLALSSVVTPSIVNVSAQSVELSTKVTNNEESIEGGIFRYALVGSAFPGVLNQMLFDAQPDAVILGFLQDSLYGYDENFLINDSGFAKIEFDRENKQVTIKIPEGQKWSDGEDLTIDDVIFPYYVIGHKDYPGVRYGEALENVVGMEEYHKGETDKISGLERVDDYTLRVTYKNFPNSMLQAGGGILNNIEPEHYLKDVPVAELLDSDKVRVNPIGMGAFRVTKIVPGESVTFEPNEYYWKGKPKVDGVQLDVVSDATAIAEMQAGRYDVASLPADQYEVYKDSTNMQILGDVQNAFTYIGFKLGKMEDGRVVSDDSVVQADKALRQAMAYAIDNDAIGERFYNGLRWRATSPITPNFKEYHDDSIEGYPYDVEKAKQILADAGYKDADGDGFVEDKNGKPFTLGFASMSGGETAQPIAEYYMQQWAEIGIKVELVDGQLMEFNAFYEAIKKDEPKIQVYQAAYGIGGDPNPSDFYSKEAGFNFARWTTEENERLLAAINSDDAFNEDFRKKAYNEWQEYFMEELPIIPTLYRYSVTAVNNRVKNYDIKVGSELSLADLELTAEEPYAQ; encoded by the coding sequence ATGAAAAAATCGCTTATAAAATTTTTCGCATTAAGTGCATCTGTATTAGCACTATCTTCTGTTGTAACACCGTCAATTGTTAATGTATCCGCACAGTCTGTAGAATTATCGACAAAAGTTACAAATAATGAAGAGTCCATTGAAGGTGGAATCTTCCGTTATGCATTAGTAGGGTCAGCATTTCCAGGGGTATTGAACCAAATGCTTTTTGATGCACAACCTGATGCAGTTATTCTTGGATTTTTACAAGATAGTTTATATGGATATGATGAGAACTTTTTAATTAATGATTCAGGCTTTGCAAAAATTGAGTTTGATCGTGAAAACAAACAAGTAACAATTAAAATTCCTGAAGGACAAAAATGGAGCGACGGAGAAGATTTGACGATAGATGATGTGATTTTCCCATATTATGTTATTGGACATAAAGATTATCCAGGTGTTCGTTATGGAGAGGCACTAGAAAATGTTGTTGGTATGGAAGAATACCATAAAGGTGAAACTGATAAGATTTCGGGTTTGGAACGTGTGGATGATTATACATTGCGTGTTACTTACAAAAACTTCCCTAACTCAATGTTACAAGCTGGTGGGGGTATTTTAAATAATATTGAGCCAGAACACTACTTAAAAGATGTTCCTGTTGCTGAATTATTAGATTCTGATAAAGTACGTGTTAACCCTATTGGTATGGGTGCATTCCGTGTAACGAAAATTGTTCCTGGAGAATCTGTAACCTTTGAACCAAATGAATACTATTGGAAAGGTAAACCAAAAGTTGATGGTGTTCAATTAGACGTTGTAAGTGATGCAACAGCGATTGCTGAAATGCAAGCAGGACGTTATGATGTAGCTTCATTGCCAGCTGACCAATATGAAGTTTATAAAGATTCTACCAATATGCAAATTTTAGGTGATGTTCAAAATGCATTCACTTATATCGGATTTAAATTAGGTAAAATGGAAGACGGTAGAGTTGTATCAGATGATTCAGTAGTGCAAGCAGATAAAGCATTACGTCAAGCAATGGCTTATGCGATTGATAATGATGCGATTGGTGAGCGTTTCTACAATGGTTTACGTTGGAGAGCAACTTCACCAATTACACCAAACTTCAAAGAATACCATGACGACTCAATTGAAGGTTATCCTTATGATGTTGAAAAAGCAAAACAAATTTTAGCAGATGCAGGATATAAAGATGCAGACGGCGACGGATTTGTTGAAGATAAAAATGGTAAACCATTCACTTTAGGTTTTGCTTCAATGTCTGGTGGTGAAACAGCACAACCAATTGCTGAATACTATATGCAACAATGGGCTGAAATCGGAATTAAAGTAGAATTAGTTGACGGACAATTAATGGAATTTAACGCATTCTATGAAGCAATCAAAAAAGATGAGCCAAAAATTCAAGTATATCAAGCTGCTTATGGTATCGGTGGTGACCCTAACCCATCTGATTTCTATAGTAAAGAAGCTGGATTTAACTTTGCTCGTTGGACAACTGAAGAAAATGAACGCTTATTAGCAGCAATTAATTCAGATGATGCTTTCAATGAAGATTTCCGTAAAAAAGCATATAATGAATGGCAAGAATACTTCATGGAAGAATTGCCAATCATTCCAACATTATATCGTTACAGTGTAACAGCTGTTAACAACCGTGTGAAAAACTACGATATTAAAGTAGGTTCAGAATTATCATTAGCTGACCTTGAATTAACAGCAGAAGAACCATACGCACAATAA
- a CDS encoding glycogen/starch/alpha-glucan phosphorylase yields the protein MTLVANYAKNLYLKSIADCSEQELYHILFKIVRDRSEQLPTHHSRKKLYYFSAEFLIGKLLSNNLLNLGIYDEVQAELTAAGKNMMDIEQAENEPSLGNGGLGRLAACFVDSIATLGLNGDGIGLNYHFGLFRQVFNQNQQNAIPDPWLTEKNWVAKAEQRYTVPFKHFELTSTLYNLDVLGYGQDKKTRLRLFDLDSINSDIIHDGIQFDKGNIFENLTLFLYPDDSDHAGELLRIYQQYFMVSNGAQLILEEAVAKGSNLHDLADYAVIQINDTHPALVIPEMIRLLTERGIEMDEAIEIVRSMTAFTNHTILAEALEKWPLHDLEEVVPQLIPIIHILDEKMKEQYPNNPAVTIIDEYSRVHMAHLSIHYGYSVNGVAALHTDILKKSELKAFYDLYPEKFNNKTNGITFRRWLMDANPQLAKLLDNTIGTQWRKDSNLEALLDYIDDENVINELRAIKHNNKKALQERLKTTQGISINTHSIIDVQIKRMHEYKRQQMLALYIIHKYFAIKNGQIPATPITIIFGGKAAPAYTIAQDVIHLILNLSEIIANDPEVSPHLQVVMIENYNVTAATYLIPAANISEQISLASKEASGTGNMKFMLNGALTLGTLDGANVEIHQLVGDENITIFGKESDEIIHLYETNGYVAHDYYQRDAIKPLVDFIVSEEMLAVGNSDRLYRLHNELIHKDWFMTLIDLEEFIEAKEKMYAEYEDYNLWLRKSLVNIAKAGYFSADRTINDYNEDIWHLEKA from the coding sequence ATGACTTTAGTAGCAAATTACGCAAAAAATTTATATTTAAAATCAATTGCTGATTGTTCAGAGCAAGAATTATATCATATATTATTCAAAATTGTTCGTGACCGTTCAGAGCAATTACCGACGCATCATTCAAGGAAGAAATTATATTATTTCTCAGCTGAATTTTTAATTGGTAAATTACTTAGCAATAATTTATTGAACTTAGGTATTTATGATGAAGTTCAAGCTGAATTAACAGCAGCTGGTAAAAATATGATGGATATTGAACAAGCTGAAAACGAACCGTCTTTAGGAAATGGTGGTTTAGGGCGTTTGGCAGCCTGTTTCGTAGATTCAATCGCAACACTTGGTTTAAATGGTGATGGAATTGGATTGAACTATCATTTTGGTTTATTCCGCCAAGTGTTTAATCAAAATCAACAAAATGCAATTCCAGACCCTTGGTTAACTGAAAAAAATTGGGTTGCAAAAGCAGAACAACGTTATACTGTGCCGTTCAAACACTTTGAGCTAACTTCAACACTTTATAATTTAGACGTACTAGGTTATGGACAAGATAAAAAGACACGTTTACGTTTATTCGATTTAGATTCTATTAATAGCGATATTATCCATGATGGCATTCAATTCGATAAAGGGAATATTTTTGAGAACTTAACTTTATTCTTGTACCCTGATGATTCTGACCATGCTGGTGAATTATTACGTATTTATCAACAATATTTTATGGTATCAAATGGAGCTCAATTAATTTTAGAAGAAGCAGTAGCAAAAGGAAGTAACTTACATGACTTAGCCGATTATGCTGTTATTCAAATTAATGACACTCACCCTGCCCTTGTAATTCCTGAAATGATTCGTTTATTAACGGAACGTGGTATTGAAATGGATGAAGCCATTGAAATTGTCCGTTCAATGACTGCATTTACAAACCATACTATTTTGGCAGAGGCTTTAGAAAAATGGCCATTACATGATTTAGAAGAAGTTGTGCCTCAATTGATTCCTATTATTCATATTTTGGATGAAAAAATGAAAGAGCAATATCCTAATAATCCAGCCGTAACGATTATTGATGAATACTCACGTGTTCACATGGCTCATTTATCAATTCATTATGGATACAGTGTCAACGGTGTAGCAGCATTGCATACCGATATTTTGAAAAAATCAGAATTGAAAGCTTTTTATGATTTATATCCTGAAAAATTCAATAATAAAACAAACGGGATTACTTTCCGTCGTTGGTTAATGGATGCCAATCCACAATTAGCTAAATTATTAGATAACACGATTGGTACACAATGGCGTAAAGACAGCAATTTAGAAGCATTACTTGACTATATCGATGATGAAAATGTCATCAACGAATTACGTGCGATTAAGCATAATAATAAAAAAGCCTTACAAGAACGTTTGAAAACTACACAAGGCATTAGTATTAATACACATTCAATTATTGATGTTCAAATTAAACGTATGCATGAGTATAAACGTCAACAAATGTTAGCTTTATATATTATTCATAAATATTTTGCTATTAAAAATGGTCAAATACCAGCAACGCCAATCACAATTATTTTTGGTGGTAAAGCAGCACCGGCTTATACAATTGCGCAAGATGTCATTCATTTAATCTTAAATTTATCTGAAATTATTGCTAATGACCCAGAAGTAAGCCCACACTTACAAGTTGTCATGATTGAAAACTACAATGTAACAGCAGCTACTTACTTAATTCCAGCTGCGAACATTTCAGAGCAAATTTCATTAGCATCTAAAGAAGCATCTGGTACAGGTAATATGAAATTCATGTTAAACGGTGCTTTAACACTGGGTACCTTAGACGGTGCTAACGTGGAGATTCATCAATTAGTAGGTGATGAGAATATTACAATTTTTGGTAAAGAAAGTGACGAAATCATCCATTTATATGAAACAAATGGTTATGTTGCACATGACTACTATCAACGAGATGCTATCAAACCATTAGTTGATTTCATTGTGAGTGAAGAAATGCTTGCAGTAGGTAATTCAGATCGCCTATATCGTTTGCACAATGAATTGATTCATAAAGATTGGTTCATGACCTTAATCGATTTAGAAGAATTTATTGAAGCCAAAGAAAAAATGTATGCTGAATACGAAGATTACAATTTGTGGTTACGTAAATCATTAGTCAATATCGCCAAAGCAGGATACTTCTCTGCCGACCGCACAATCAATGACTATAACGAAGATATTTGGCATTTAGAAAAAGCATAG
- the malQ gene encoding 4-alpha-glucanotransferase: MMTRSSGVLMHISSLPNQFGIGTFGKSAYDFVDFLVESKQTYWQILPLGTTSYGDSPYQSFSAFAGNTHFIDFDLLAEKGYLNHSDYNTVDFGSNAETVDYGQIFVQRRPILELAVKNFLSSNDTEAFERFVEENNHWLQPYVEYMAIKEHFGLRAWNEWDEDIRLRQPEALAHYTNLLSDEMNYHRVTQFFFFEQWLALKQYANEHHIQIIGDMPIYVAADSVEMWTTPQLFKVSEILEPTVVAGCPPDEFSDDGQYWGNPIYNWDYMEQDQYAWWVLRLKESFKIYDQVRIDHFRGFESYWEVPFGSPTAAYGKWVKGPGLKLFNRIKEELGELNIIAEDLGFLTQEVIDMRDGTGFPGMRILQFGFGGSDSLDLPHNYVQNTISYLGTHDNETVTGWYQSTNPANAAQADHYTNRKDNETIAEAMNRTLSASISNQVIFTMQDLLDLDNTARMNTPSTIGINWLWRMKEDAITPDVVAKLKDYTLTYFRANPNLID, translated from the coding sequence ATTATGACACGATCAAGTGGTGTGCTCATGCATATTTCATCATTACCAAATCAATTTGGAATTGGTACTTTTGGAAAATCTGCATACGATTTTGTCGATTTTTTAGTAGAAAGCAAACAAACTTATTGGCAAATTTTACCATTAGGAACAACGAGCTACGGTGATTCTCCGTATCAGTCATTTTCTGCATTTGCTGGTAATACACATTTTATTGACTTTGATTTATTAGCTGAAAAAGGTTACTTAAATCATTCTGACTACAATACCGTTGATTTTGGCTCAAATGCCGAGACAGTAGATTATGGTCAAATATTTGTACAACGTCGCCCTATTCTTGAGTTGGCAGTGAAAAACTTTTTATCTTCGAATGATACTGAAGCATTTGAACGCTTTGTAGAAGAAAACAATCACTGGTTACAACCTTATGTTGAATACATGGCAATCAAAGAACATTTCGGCTTGAGAGCATGGAATGAATGGGATGAAGACATTCGTCTACGTCAACCAGAAGCATTAGCACATTATACAAACTTATTGAGTGATGAAATGAATTATCATCGTGTCACACAATTTTTCTTCTTTGAACAATGGTTAGCTTTGAAGCAATACGCTAATGAACATCATATTCAAATTATTGGAGATATGCCGATTTATGTTGCGGCTGATTCCGTTGAAATGTGGACAACACCTCAATTATTTAAAGTTAGTGAAATACTTGAACCGACGGTCGTTGCAGGATGTCCACCAGATGAATTTTCAGATGACGGACAATACTGGGGTAATCCTATTTACAATTGGGATTACATGGAACAAGACCAATACGCTTGGTGGGTGTTACGTTTGAAAGAAAGTTTCAAAATTTATGACCAAGTGCGTATTGACCATTTCAGAGGCTTTGAGTCTTATTGGGAAGTGCCATTCGGCTCTCCAACAGCTGCCTATGGTAAATGGGTTAAAGGACCAGGCTTAAAATTATTCAATCGAATTAAAGAAGAATTAGGTGAATTAAATATTATCGCAGAAGATTTAGGCTTTTTAACACAAGAAGTTATCGACATGCGAGACGGTACTGGATTCCCTGGAATGCGTATTTTACAATTTGGATTCGGTGGTAGTGATTCATTAGATTTGCCACATAATTATGTCCAAAATACGATTAGTTATTTAGGTACACATGATAATGAAACGGTGACAGGTTGGTATCAATCCACAAATCCAGCCAATGCAGCACAAGCTGATCATTATACAAACCGTAAAGATAATGAAACTATTGCTGAAGCGATGAACCGTACATTATCTGCGTCTATCAGCAATCAAGTCATCTTCACAATGCAAGATTTATTAGATTTAGATAATACAGCTCGTATGAATACACCGTCAACCATTGGTATTAACTGGTTATGGCGTATGAAAGAAGATGCGATTACACCTGATGTTGTTGCAAAATTAAAGGATTATACACTTACATATTTCCGAGCAAATCCAAATTTAATTGATTAA
- a CDS encoding LacI family DNA-binding transcriptional regulator: MVTIKDVAKKAGVAPSTVTRVIQNSDSISEQTKELVRNVMQELNYFPNLNARSLASKKSSTLGLILPNATDAFYQNPFFPTVLRGINAEATKLGYSLLLTTGQSIEERKEHVQNMIFGRQVAGVIFLYAEDDDPVLRFVVERNFPHVIIGKVFYTDACTVDNDNQELSCDATTRLIEKGYRKIGFLGGQQEQNFIKDRYMGYKKALLQHNLDVNDAYTINGFDFLKEDGEKLAERLYQHPEVEAWVIADELVAAGFINRWHQLTDCDVPIATFQSHRTSLLGHSQMISMNIRALNLGYETIRLLDQWMSSGVVPSPNRVLIEHETIEF, translated from the coding sequence GTGGTAACAATTAAAGATGTAGCAAAAAAAGCGGGGGTAGCACCGTCAACCGTTACACGAGTCATTCAAAATAGTGATTCGATTAGTGAACAAACAAAAGAATTAGTGCGAAATGTGATGCAAGAATTGAATTATTTTCCAAACTTAAATGCACGAAGTTTAGCGAGTAAAAAATCAAGCACATTAGGATTAATCTTACCGAATGCGACGGATGCTTTCTACCAAAATCCGTTTTTTCCAACAGTTTTACGAGGGATAAATGCCGAAGCAACAAAATTAGGTTACTCACTTTTATTGACGACAGGACAGTCAATTGAAGAAAGAAAAGAGCATGTGCAAAATATGATTTTTGGTCGCCAAGTGGCAGGGGTTATTTTTCTATATGCAGAAGACGATGACCCAGTGCTTCGATTTGTTGTAGAGCGAAATTTTCCACACGTGATTATTGGAAAAGTATTTTATACAGATGCTTGTACGGTTGATAATGATAATCAAGAATTATCATGTGATGCCACAACTCGATTAATTGAAAAAGGGTATCGTAAAATCGGATTTTTAGGTGGACAGCAAGAGCAGAATTTTATTAAAGATAGATATATGGGGTATAAAAAAGCGTTGTTGCAGCACAATCTTGATGTAAATGATGCCTATACGATTAATGGGTTTGATTTTTTAAAAGAAGATGGCGAAAAATTGGCAGAGCGACTATATCAGCATCCGGAAGTTGAAGCTTGGGTTATCGCTGATGAATTGGTAGCAGCAGGTTTTATCAATCGTTGGCATCAATTGACCGATTGTGATGTTCCGATTGCTACATTTCAATCTCATCGAACAAGTCTATTGGGGCACAGTCAAATGATTAGTATGAATATTAGGGCTCTTAATCTTGGATATGAAACAATTCGACTGCTAGACCAAT
- a CDS encoding NUDIX hydrolase has translation MKTNRESILSQQDERLVSSNQIFDGHIMQLYVNQLRLDTGVIVEREIIHHLPAVCVLATDEDKVVLVKQYRPAIAREIYEIPAGLLDMEQGGLEASLVGAKRELEEETAYQAEQWREISTFYVSPGYLDEQITLFHATDLSKVENPLAQDENENVTVHKFTKQEIRMMIQSGEIIDLKTLFALQYWLGTTEKGDA, from the coding sequence ATGAAAACAAATAGAGAGTCGATTTTAAGTCAGCAAGATGAACGTTTAGTGTCATCGAATCAAATTTTTGACGGACATATTATGCAGCTTTATGTGAATCAATTACGTTTAGATACTGGAGTTATCGTTGAACGTGAAATTATTCATCATTTGCCTGCAGTTTGTGTGTTAGCAACTGATGAAGATAAGGTAGTCTTAGTAAAACAATATCGTCCTGCAATTGCACGTGAAATTTATGAAATTCCTGCTGGTTTACTGGATATGGAGCAAGGTGGTTTAGAGGCTTCCTTAGTTGGTGCAAAGCGTGAATTGGAAGAAGAAACAGCTTATCAAGCAGAGCAGTGGCGTGAAATTTCTACATTCTATGTTTCACCAGGGTATTTAGATGAACAGATTACACTATTTCATGCTACTGATTTAAGTAAGGTAGAAAATCCACTTGCACAAGATGAGAATGAAAATGTAACGGTTCATAAATTTACAAAGCAAGAAATTCGAATGATGATTCAATCTGGTGAAATAATCGATTTGAAGACATTATTTGCCTTACAATATTGGTTAGGTACAACGGAAAAGGGTGATGCATAA
- a CDS encoding 5'-methylthioadenosine/adenosylhomocysteine nucleosidase: MKIGIIGAMEEEIRSLKLAIQESAEQVLYQQSFIVGKLGAHEVVLVQSGIGKVNASIITTLLVQHFAVDMIINTGTAGALHSGLKVGSVVIADRLSHHDVDVTGFGYEKGQMAGMPAYYYSDSDYLRVAKQACRLLDIEPALGLIVSGDTFVNHADKVKAIKADFPKALACEMESAAIAQTAHVLGVPFVIIRAISDSADEVATMSFDEFVIEAGRVSAQMVQRFVEILV; the protein is encoded by the coding sequence ATGAAAATCGGAATTATTGGAGCAATGGAAGAAGAAATTCGTTCGCTGAAATTAGCGATTCAAGAGAGTGCCGAACAAGTATTGTATCAACAATCTTTTATTGTAGGCAAGTTGGGTGCTCATGAGGTAGTGCTAGTTCAGTCTGGAATTGGGAAAGTGAATGCGAGTATTATCACAACCTTGTTAGTGCAACATTTTGCGGTTGATATGATTATTAATACTGGGACTGCAGGAGCATTGCATTCTGGCTTAAAGGTTGGGAGTGTAGTGATTGCTGACCGCTTGAGTCATCATGATGTTGATGTGACTGGATTTGGGTATGAAAAAGGGCAAATGGCAGGTATGCCAGCTTATTATTATTCAGACAGTGATTATTTGCGTGTGGCAAAACAAGCATGTCGATTATTGGATATTGAGCCTGCGTTAGGTTTGATTGTGTCGGGGGATACATTTGTTAACCATGCTGATAAAGTAAAAGCGATTAAAGCTGATTTCCCCAAAGCGTTAGCATGTGAAATGGAGTCGGCAGCTATTGCACAGACGGCTCACGTCTTAGGTGTACCATTCGTTATTATTCGAGCTATTAGTGATAGTGCTGATGAAGTAGCAACAATGTCATTTGATGAGTTTGTTATTGAAGCAGGTAGAGTATCGGCTCAAATGGTTCAACGTTTTGTTGAAATTTTAGTTTAA
- a CDS encoding oligopeptide ABC transporter substrate-binding protein yields the protein MRKSLRKLFVLGASALLLSSVFTGPAVATVSAQSVQLSTQVSNEEESIEGGVLRYALVGSPFSGVLNQMLYDANPDAIILGFIQDGLYGYDENFLIDDSGFAKIEFDRENKQVTIKIPEGQKWSDGEPISIDDVIFPYYVIGHKDYQGVRYSEAVSNVVGMEEYHNGDAEEISGLERVDDYTLRVTYKNFPNSMLQAGGGVLSYIEPEHYLKDIPVGELLDHEKVRVNPVGMGAFRITKVVPGESVTYEANEYYWKGKPKIDGVQLDVVSDATAIAEMQAGRYDVASLPADQYEVYKDSTNMQILGDVQNAFTYIGFKLGKFEDDKNVTDETLVQSDKALRQAMAYAIDNDAIGERFYNGLRWRATSPITPNFKEYFDASSEGYPYDMEKAKQILADAGYKDADGDGFVEDKEGKPFTLGFASMSGGEIAQPLAEYYMQQWAELGVKVELVDGQLMEFNAFYDAIKKDEPKIQVFQAAFSIGGDPNPTDLFGREAAFNFSRWTTDEHEKLLAALNSDEAFDEEFRKNAYKEWQTYFMDELPIIPTLYRYSVVAVNNRVKNYDIKVGSDLSLADLELTAEEPYAQ from the coding sequence ATGAGAAAATCTTTAAGAAAATTATTCGTATTAGGAGCTTCGGCACTATTACTATCTTCAGTCTTTACTGGGCCAGCTGTTGCAACAGTTTCAGCACAATCTGTTCAATTGTCAACACAAGTATCGAATGAGGAAGAGTCAATTGAAGGTGGAGTATTACGTTATGCATTAGTTGGTTCACCATTTTCTGGTGTATTAAACCAAATGCTTTATGATGCAAACCCAGATGCAATTATTCTTGGCTTCATTCAAGATGGTCTATATGGCTACGATGAAAACTTTTTAATTGATGATTCAGGTTTTGCAAAAATTGAGTTTGATCGTGAAAATAAACAAGTAACGATTAAAATCCCTGAAGGACAAAAATGGAGTGACGGCGAACCAATTTCAATTGATGACGTTATCTTCCCATATTATGTTATCGGACATAAAGATTATCAAGGTGTACGTTATAGCGAGGCTGTTTCTAATGTTGTGGGTATGGAAGAATACCACAATGGTGATGCAGAAGAAATCTCTGGTTTAGAGCGTGTGGATGATTATACTTTACGTGTAACATATAAAAACTTCCCTAACTCAATGTTACAAGCTGGTGGTGGGGTATTATCTTATATCGAACCAGAACATTACTTAAAAGACATTCCAGTTGGTGAATTATTAGACCACGAAAAAGTACGTGTTAACCCAGTAGGTATGGGTGCATTCCGTATTACAAAAGTAGTTCCAGGTGAATCTGTTACTTATGAAGCAAACGAATACTACTGGAAAGGTAAACCAAAAATTGACGGTGTACAATTAGATGTTGTTAGTGATGCGACAGCGATTGCTGAAATGCAAGCAGGGCGTTATGACGTGGCTTCATTACCAGCTGACCAATACGAAGTTTACAAAGATTCTACAAATATGCAAATTTTAGGTGATGTTCAAAATGCTTTCACTTATATCGGATTTAAATTAGGTAAATTTGAAGATGATAAGAACGTTACAGACGAAACATTAGTACAATCAGATAAAGCATTACGTCAAGCAATGGCTTATGCGATTGATAATGATGCGATTGGTGAGCGTTTCTACAATGGTTTACGTTGGAGAGCAACTTCACCAATTACACCAAACTTCAAAGAATACTTTGATGCATCAAGCGAAGGGTATCCTTATGACATGGAAAAAGCAAAACAAATTTTAGCAGATGCAGGATATAAAGATGCAGACGGCGACGGATTTGTTGAAGATAAAGAAGGTAAACCATTCACTTTAGGTTTTGCTTCAATGTCTGGTGGCGAAATTGCACAACCTTTAGCTGAATACTATATGCAACAATGGGCAGAGTTAGGTGTTAAAGTTGAATTAGTTGATGGTCAATTAATGGAGTTTAACGCATTCTACGATGCAATTAAGAAAGATGAGCCAAAAATTCAAGTATTCCAAGCTGCATTTAGTATCGGTGGTGACCCTAACCCAACTGATTTATTCGGTCGTGAAGCAGCATTCAACTTCAGCCGTTGGACAACTGATGAGCACGAGAAATTATTAGCTGCGCTTAACTCAGACGAAGCGTTTGATGAAGAATTCCGTAAGAATGCTTATAAAGAATGGCAAACATACTTCATGGATGAATTACCGATCATTCCAACATTATACCGTTATAGTGTAGTAGCCGTTAACAACCGTGTGAAAAACTACGATATTAAAGTAGGTTCAGACTTATCATTAGCTGACCTTGAGTTAACAGCTGAAGAGCCATACGCACAATAA